The following proteins come from a genomic window of Populus nigra chromosome 6, ddPopNigr1.1, whole genome shotgun sequence:
- the LOC133695664 gene encoding wound-responsive protein GWIN3-like, whose amino-acid sequence MEITKFLGFSFLLFAFAATSFPEAVHAKDAAAVLDVFGHEVQAGARYLIVAPSTDNTTTLAVTATSKIICNSDVILSTLNESLPITFSPAIKSNDGVIREGSYLNVNFDAPSCRMGGVTTMWMIESEGLIVTTGGVDILNRFKITKYEGDNSFYQLSFCPMSEPFCECSCVPVGVNSDKHLAPNVGPLLVMFEPDAY is encoded by the coding sequence atggaGATCACTAAATTTCtagggttctccttccttctctTTGCCTTCGCAGCAACTTCATTTCCTGAGGCCGTTCATGCCAAAGATGCTGCAGCAGTGCTCGATGTCTTCGGTCATGAGGTGCAAGCTGGTGCTCGTTATTTAATCGTAGCCCCCTCGACTGACAATACAACAACTCTTGCGGTCACTGCGACTAGCAAGATCATATGCAATTCAGATGTTATACTTTCCACTTTGAACGAGAGCCTTCCAATAACATTTTCACCTGCTATAAAATCCAACGATGGTGTCATCCGTGAAGGCTCTTATCTAAATGTGAACTTTGATGCACCCTCATGTAGGATGGGGGGCGTGACAACGATGTGGATGATTGAATCGGAAGGATTGATTGTGACCACTGGAGGTGTTGATATATTGAATCGGTTTAAGATCACCAAGTATGAAGGTGATAATAGTTTTTATCAGCTTTCTTTTTGTCCAATGTCCGAACCCTTCTGTGAATGCTCATGCGTCCCAGTCGGCGTCAACAGTGACAAGCACTTGGCTCCCAATGTCGGCCCTCTTCTTGTGATGTTCGAACCAGATGCGTATTGA